The proteins below come from a single Plantactinospora sp. KBS50 genomic window:
- a CDS encoding carbohydrate ABC transporter permease has protein sequence MRETAAERWTRRVVLTGLALFVLVPLYVMVSSALKPLEDVQNDFTWWPRRPTGRAFIDMWSTVPLGRYLGNSLVVSGVAAVFSVAVAIFAAFAVSRYRFRGRNLFSVTVLATQMFPGILFLLPLFLIYVNLGRATGIDLYGSRTGLIVTYLTFSLPFSIWMLVGYFDSIPRGLDEAAQVDGAGPLRVLFQVVLPAAVPGVVAVTVYAFMTAWGEVLFASVLTSENSRTLAVGLQGYATQYNVYWNQVMAASLVVSVPVVAGFLALQRYFVAGLTAGAVR, from the coding sequence ATGCGTGAGACCGCCGCCGAGCGTTGGACCCGCCGGGTCGTGCTGACCGGGCTCGCCCTGTTCGTGCTCGTGCCGCTGTACGTGATGGTCAGCTCGGCGCTCAAACCCCTGGAGGACGTGCAGAACGACTTCACCTGGTGGCCGCGACGGCCGACCGGGCGGGCCTTCATCGACATGTGGTCGACCGTCCCGCTCGGCCGCTACCTGGGCAACAGCCTGGTGGTCTCCGGTGTCGCCGCGGTGTTCTCGGTGGCCGTGGCGATCTTCGCGGCGTTCGCGGTCAGCCGGTACCGCTTCCGCGGCCGGAACCTGTTCTCCGTCACGGTGCTGGCCACCCAGATGTTTCCGGGCATCCTCTTCCTGCTGCCGCTGTTCCTCATCTACGTCAACCTTGGCCGGGCCACCGGCATCGACCTGTACGGCAGCCGCACCGGCCTGATCGTCACCTACCTGACCTTCTCGCTGCCGTTCTCGATCTGGATGCTGGTGGGCTACTTCGACTCCATACCGCGCGGGCTGGACGAGGCCGCGCAGGTCGACGGCGCCGGGCCGCTGCGCGTGCTGTTCCAGGTGGTGCTGCCGGCGGCGGTGCCCGGCGTGGTGGCGGTGACCGTGTACGCCTTCATGACCGCCTGGGGCGAGGTGCTCTTCGCCTCGGTGCTGACCAGTGAGAACAGCCGCACCCTCGCGGTCGGGTTGCAGGGCTACGCCACCCAGTACAACGTCTACTGGAATCAGGTGATGGCCGCCTCGCTGGTGGTCAGCGTGCCGGTGGTGGCCGGGTTCCTCGCGCTGCAACGCTACTTCGTCGCCGGGCTGACCGCCGGGGCGGTCCGGTGA